Part of the Acetomicrobium sp. S15 = DSM 107314 genome is shown below.
CCTAAAGAGATAACCTTGTTTTTCATGTCCTTTTATACTCGACGGGGATAGCCTTGAAAAATTTTAGCGGAGCAGTTCAATTTTAAATTTTAAGATAAATCGTCCGATATCGCAAAACGTGAGCCTCGCTTTATGGTAACGCCGTCTTGGCGTTCGTTTCAGCTTGACCCCTTTTCTATATGGCCTTAGAATCGAAAATAAACTGGGGCGTCTTAAAAATTTAGAGAGCTTAGTTGGGAGGTTTGAACGATGACGCAGGTCAAGTGGGGAGTAAAACCGGAGGATGTGTTCTCGATACTTGAGAAGTGGATCCTGCGAGATGGCTTCGACATAGTGATCGACATGGAGCGTTCCAAGGGCAGCCGCATCGTGGACGCCGTTACCGGTGATGAGTGGCTCGATTTTTATACATTCTTTGCCTCGGCTCCCTTCGGCATGAACCATCCGAAGTTGGCCAACGACGAATTCAAGGAGAAGATCTTCCGCGCCGCCATAAACAAGGTGGCCAACTCCGATATATATACGGTTGAGATGGCAGAATTCGTGAAGGTCTTTACCGAAGTGGCACTTCCGCCCGGTTTCGCGCATCTCTTTTTCATCGACTACGGCACGCTGGCGATCGAAAACGCCTTCAAGGTGGCTATGGACTGGAAGGTGCGTAAGCTCCTTTCGCGCGGCAAAATTTCTAAAGGCGACGCCGTATCCGGCAAAAAAGGTACAAAGGTCATTCACTTTAGAGAGGCCTTTCACGGCAGGAGCGGTTATACGCTCTCCGTGACGAACACGGCAGATCCGAGAAAACACTTCTACTTCGCCAAATACGGCTGGCCCAGGGTCATAAATCCCAAGATCGCATGGCCATTAGAGGAACATCTTTCCGTCGTGGAATGGCTTGAGTCAGTGGCTGTAAGCCAGATCGAGCAGGCCTTCTGGGACAATCCGGACGACATATGCGCCATCGTCATCGAGACCATCCAGGGCGAGGGCGGGGACAACCACTTCAGGACGGAATTCTTTAAGAAGTTGCGCAATCTGGCGGATGAGAATGAAGCCATGTTGATATTTGATGAGGTCCAGTGCGGCATGGGGATAACGGGGAAAATGTGGGCCTTCGAGCACCATGGTGTGGCGCCCGATATATTTGCCTTCGGCAAGAAATCGCAAGTCTGCGGCATCGCCGTAAGCCCGCGCGTTGACGAGGTGGACGAGAATTGCTTCCGCGTATCGAGCCGCATAAACTCGACCTGGGGAGGCAACATATGCGACATGGTTCGCGCCACGAGATATCTTGAGATATACAGGGACGACCATGTGCTCGATTACGTCTCTTCGCAGGCCGGGCCGCGACTGATGCAGGGGTTGGAGGAATTGCAGAAAGACTTTCCCGGCCTCGTCTCCAACGTCAGGGGCAAGGGGTTGATGTGCGCCTTCGACCTTCCCTCATCTCAAGTTCGTGACGCATTTTTGCAGCGCGCTCGCGAAAATAAGGTCCTCATTCTGCCCTGCGGCAGCCGCTCGATACGTTTTAGGCCTGCCCTCAACGTCTCGTTTGAGGATATGGACAGCGGCCTTGAGGCGATTCGTCGTTGCCTCGCAAAGCTCTCCGGTTGAACCGGATGTGTTCGCTAAAGGGCTGGTTGCGTCTTTGGCTTTGCGATCCACTACTTAGCCCGTAAAACATAGGAGGATGGCGGTGTGGTGAATTTTTGGTCTGAGATAAACTGGCAGCTGATCCTCTCGCTGGTCGTGATAGGTGGCTTGGTGGCCTACCTCGGCGACATAGTCGGGACGCGCATAGGAAAGCGCAGGATCTCCCTCTTCGGCTTGAGGCCTCGCCACACCTCCTCGATTATAACTGTCGTCACTGGTATTTTGATAGTAGCCGGGACATTCGTCGTGTTGGCCGCAACTTCCGAGACGGTTCATACCGCCCTATTCAGCATGAAATTCATACAACGCCAGATTTCAAGCCTCACAGAGCAGCTTCAGGAGAGCCGTCAGGAGCTTGAGGAGTTGGAAACGGAGCGGGACAGCTTGAGATCTCAAGTGGACGACCTCACCGCGAGGCGGCGCAGCCTCGAGGAAGAGGTGGCCAATCTGAAAAAAGAGGCAGAGGAGCTGCGCCGCGGTTTAGAGCAGATGCGCGAGGAGCGCATTTTGGCCTTCGCCGGCGAGCTCTTGGGACAGGTGTCGGTTGGGCCGAACGCGAGCGCAGAAGAGGTCCAGGAGGCCTTGAATGCGCTGGTGAGGCAGGTGGCCGTCATGGCTTCGCTGCGTATAGGCACAAGGCCAGAAGACGTCACCGTGGCGATTCCGGAAGATCAATGGAAAAAAACGACTGAGCAGCTCGTGGGAGCTCCCGAAAAGTATGTCATTCGCATGATCGCCGAGTCGAACCTCGTGCGAGGCGACGCCGTCCACGGCATTTTGGAGTTGCACGAGAGCCGCCTCATATACCGCAGCGGGCAAGAACTCATAAGCCACACCTTCACCGAGCCGCTATCGAGGGAGAAGGCAGAGGAAGAGCTTTTGTCGCTGCTACAACAGGTCAACAGTCGCTCTGTGGCCGACGGCATTTTGCGCGACCCATTGCGCGGCACCGTAGGTAACATCTCGGCGAGCGACTTCTTCGACGCCGTCGACGAATTGGTCGACAAAGAGCCTCCCTTCTCGGTGACGATAGAGGCGAGCGATGACATCTATACAGAGGGGCCTGTGAGGGTTAAAATAAAAGTTGAGGGGATTCCCTCTCATACTTAAGAGGAGCGCGATTGAAGATGCTGATCGTTGCGTGTCAAGTCTGCGGTGAGGTGAAGGTCCTTGCCGGGGCGCCCGATTCCGACGGTATGGCTCGTATACACTGGGTGTGTGGGCAGTGCGGCAGCGGCCAAGTGGTTCAGGTTCCGGTCAAGCAGGACGCGCGTGGCGATTTGCGCCGGATCATAGGCGGGCTTTGCGTTACGAAGTGCGGCGAATATGTGACCGCAGAGGGATCGTCGGAGGAAGAGGGGTAACCCGACAGGGCGATGCCCAAGACTGAGGGGTACCTTTTCTACGACAGTGCACGCGCCATCACTCCTGAGGAGCTGCAGGAACTCTATCGCTTTGCCTACTGGGGTAAAAGCCGCACAATAGACCAGATAGCGCGCATGCTGTCTAACAGCAGTATGTGTTTTTCCGTGCGCCACGAGGGGAAGGTCGTCGCCTTTTGCAGGGTGCTCACCGACTTCGTTTTTCGCGCCTCTTTATGGGACTTTCTCGTCCATCCCGATCACCAGGGCAAGGGCGTCGGGTCTGCGCTTGTCGATTACGCTTTAAATCACCCGGCCATCAAGGATATTCCGCTCATCATCACATATACGCGCGATCTGGCCTCTTTTCTCGAACGCCACGGTTTTGAAGGCGATGAAGGCGCTTTGATCTTACTGCGGCGCCCTTTGGAATATTCGTGAGGGGGCTTGACAGTTTACCTCTAAGAGGGTATAAGGAACGTCGTCAAAAAATAACCCCCGCATAGGCGGGCCCTGGATGCTGATGACATATCGGCGCTGGGGCTTTTGTTGTGAGCCCAGGAGGCCGTCTAAGGGGGAGTCTGGGAGGTGTTTCTCATGCCCGTGGGGCGCTTCCTGGTAACTTCGGAATCTGCCACCGAAGGTCACCCTGATAAGTTGGCCGATCAGATTTCAGATGGCATATTGGATGCCATACTGACCGAAGATCCGATGGGGCGTGTGGCTTGCGAGACGTTGGTCACGACCGGCTTGGTTATGATAGCCGGAGAGATAACTACCAGTTGTTACGTGGATATACCTCGACTTGCGCGCTCAATAGTAAAAGATGTGGGCTATACCAGGGCCAAGTACGGCTTCGACGGTGACACCTGTGCCGTCGTCACTGCCATAGACGAGCAGTCTCCGGATATCGCCCAAGGGGTCAACCGCGCCTTAGAGGTGCGGGAGTCCGAGATGGACGATGACGAGATAGACCGTATAGGTGCCGGCGATCAGGGCATGATGATAGGATATGCCACCAACGAGACCGAAGAGCTCATGCCTATACCGATAACGCTCGCTCATAAGCTGGCCAGGCGGTTGGCCTTCGTTCGCAAGGCCAAAACTCTTCCTTATCTTCGCCCGGACGGCAAGACACAGGTGACCGTGGAATACGAAGCGGACAAACCTAAGCGCGTTAGTGCCATAGTGGTATCGGCCCAACACCATCCGGCGGTAGAGCAAAAACAGCTCTGCGATGAGATAAAAGAGCATGTCATCGATGTCGTTGTCCCTCCCGAGATGGTGGACGAGCGCACCAAGATATTCATTAACCCCACCGGGCGTTTTGTGGTCGGCGGGCCTCTTGCCGACACCGGCCTCACGGGGCGGAAGATCATGGTGGATACTTACGGGAGCGTGGTGCCTCACGGGGGCGGCTGTTTTTCGGGGAAAGATCCTACGAAGGTGGACCGCACCGGAGCATATATGGCCAGATACGCGGCCAAAAATGTGGTCGCCTCGGGGTTGGCCGATAAGTGCTTGATCCAGGTCGCCTACGCCATAGGCGTAGCCAGGCCTTTGGCCATCTATGTCGATACGTTCGGGACCGGCAATGTTTCCGATGAGGAGATAACGCACCTGGTGAAGGAGCATTTCGACTTTCGCCCTGCCGCCATGATCCGCGATCTGGATTTGAGGAAGCCCCAGTACAGACCCTTGGCGGCTTACGGCCACATGGGGCGGATCGACCTCGACCCGATCCCTGCGTGGGAGCGCACGGATCGCGCTCAAGACTTGCGCCGAGCTGCGGGTGCTTAGGCACGTTGCACAGGCGTTATCTTTTCGGTATTTCGAGGACTTTCTTGGATGTGGCGAGCCACATGGTCTTTCCCGTCCATTGTCCGGTTTGCGGTAAGGCAGGCGTGGTGGCGTGTCAGGCCTGCCTTGATGCTCTCATCTCGCCTAAACCTCCCAAATGTCTCCTTTGCGGTAAGTCCTTCCCGTGCCCTTCACATCCTGCGTCGCCGGCTCTTCTTTTCGGTGCGTTGCACGACGGCAAGGCGCGTGATCTCGTTTTGCGCCTCAAGTACGACGGATATAAGGCTTTGGGAAGGGAAATGGGGCGCGCCTTGGCGAGGAATTTGCGAAGGCCCGAGGGAGAGCTGCTCGCTCCCGTGCCATTGCACAGGCGGAGCGAACGACCGTATAACCAAGCCCGCGCACTGGCTTGTGGGGTTTCCGATGTATGGGGAATCCCGACCGAAGAAGGGCTTAAGTGGATCGCGGATGTGGAGCCCCAGACGAGACTCGGCGCTTCCTCCCGCAGGACCTTGCCCAAGGGCGCGCTCGAGTGGAGGGGTTTGCCCTTGAATGGGAAGGCCGTTATAATTGTCGATGACGTATGCACGACGGGCTCTACGCTTTCGTGCGCGGCATGCGCCGTCGAGAGGGCCGGCGGCTTTCCAGCGGCTGCGATTGCTTGGAGCGTCTCGCTTTGAGAGACGACTCTTGCGTAAAGGGGGTAGGGAGTTGGCGTGCAAAGAATTGAATCAACAGGGTTTGCAAATGCTCACGAGAGAGATCGTCGAGACGGCTCATCCGCTTAAAATAGTGCTTTTCGGGAAAGCGGACGAAAGTGGGTGGACGAACGACCTCGACTTGCTCGTTGTAGTGCCCGAGGAGGTCTCCCTCAGGCAGACTGCCTTTATGCTGCGAGAACGCATGCGCTGCATGGCCGTTCCCTTTAAGCTCATAATAACTACCCCCAACGACTTAGAGAAACCAAAACGCCCCCTCGGTCTGATCTACCGCCACATAATTGAAAGCGGAAGGGTGATTTACGCTGCTTAAAAAAGAGGGGAAGTGCCTCTAAAGCCCTCGTCGGCTGTGGCCGAAACTTATATGTCTTGAGGGTGAAGAAAGAATGGCGGGTGAGCGCTATGATAGACAAAATTAGAGGTATCTTCGGGACTCAGCCGGTGGATAAGGTAAGGCAGCAGAAAACAGAGGTCAAAGAGCGAAAGGATAAGGCCGACGGCGTCGAGGTCAGCCCTTTCGCCAAAGAGTTGGCTGCTGCGTCCGCTGAGATGAAAAAGATCCCCGATGTGCGGCAAGAGAAGGTAGAACAGATCAAAAAAGAAATAGAAGGCGGAACCTACTCTCCCGACTTGCGCGAAGTAGCGCGGAGGCTTTTTCTGGCCGGCATATTGAGAGAAGACAAGGAAAGTTAAGATTATGTCGGCAGAAGGTTTGATTAAGTCTACACTCTCCCTCATCGAGGAGATTGAGGCTACGGTTGAATGTTTGGTCTCGCAGAGAGAGGCGCTCACCAGCGGGCGCCTCTCTGACATACAGGGCCTCCTCCAAAACGTAAGGCACGTCGCGGTTAAAGCGCAGGAGGCGGAGAGGGATCGCCACCTGAAAGCTGTGGCATTGGCTAAGCAGTTGAGGTGCGATCCTTCGGCTCAGGCAATAGCGTTGCGTTTGCCCGAAGACGAAGCGGCTTCACTTGCGAGTGCGGCTAAGCGGTTGGATATAGTCGTGAGGAAGTTGCGTTCGGAGTTGGAGATCTACGGACGCCTCTTGGAGGAAAGCTCCACCTTGGGCGAATTGCTCATTTCGCGCTGGCGCGAAATCGGTAACGGTTTCGGGGGCCTCAGAGGCGGTTTTGAGGTAAGGGGTTAGGGGGGGAAGGCGGATGATCAACTCTTTCTTCGGCCTGGAGATGGGGCGCCGGGCCATGGATTATTTCAGGCGCGGCATGGAGACGGCGGGGCACAACATAGCCAACGCAGACGTGGAAGGGTATTCCCGCCAGCGGGTCGAGGCCTCCACGACAGAGCCGTACACGGTTCCCGGTATGAGCCGCCCGGAGATCCCTCTGCAGATCGGGACAGGTGTCAAGGTCGATGCGATAGTCAGGTTGCGCGACGCCTTTTTGGATGCCCAATATAGAGAGGAAGCGTCTTTGCAAGGCTACTGGGAGGCCCTCGAGCAGGCCATAAACAACATCGAACTCTTCGTGAACGAGCCCGCCGGCGAAGGTTTATCGAGCGCCTTAAACGCTTTCTGGTCGGCCTTGGAAGAGCTGCAGAAGCGCCCCGAAAACAGCGCCGCTCGCGAGGGAGTGATCCAGAGCGCCCAAAGCTTAACCGTTTTTCTCTCACAACTCGCTCGAAACTATGACCAGTATAGAGTTTCTTTGAACAACGATTTGAAGCTCTCCGTAGAAGAAGCGAACTCGTTGATAGACCAGATCGCCGCCCTGAACGGAACCATCGCCGAAATCCAGGCGGTGGGCGGCAACCCCAATGACCTGTTGGACAGGCGCGACCTGTTGGTGGATAAATTGAGCCTTTTGCTCGATGTGTCGGTGGCATCGACAACCGATCAGGCCGACGGGGACTTCAAGATAGACCTCCACGGCAAGACTTTGGTGCAGGGAACGCAAAGCAGGCACCTCGTGCTCGTCTCTATGGCGGGCAACGAGGGATACTACGACGTGCAGGTCGAAGACAACCTCTTCGATCAGGTGTCAGATCCCTCCGTCCTCCTGGCTATTGTCGAACAGCGCGCTGCGGAGGCGGTTCATTCCGTCCGGGTAAATCGCCTGGCCACGGAGACGGCGTGGAAGGTCGGCTCTACGGGTGGGCTTTCAAACGTCACAAGTCCCGACCAGGCCTTGAATTTGCGAGGCTCCTTTGGCCTTCAGGTCAGTTCGGGCGGCGTAATTAAAAACTCCATCAGCTTTGCCGACTCCGGCGGTAGAGTCTTGGGAACCCCCGGGCCGGGAGAGCCCACGGAGTATTCGTTCCGCCTCGCTGCGGGTGGTTTTGAAAGCGTTGTTACAGTGAAATGGAATAGCACCGATAATAGATGGGATATTTCAGACAACCTGGGCAATACGAATAGTGCCGGAAGCGACCTTTACCTTGCGGATTTAGAGGGCTTTGTCAACAACCATTATTCGTCCGACCTCAATGCCTCTGTGGATTCCTCTCGCCTCGTGCTCGAATCTGTCGATCACAACCTCATATCCATGACCGATATCAAGGGAGACCTTGCATCGAAAATGGGCCTTGCCGATGCGGGCAAAACCGTGACGATAGACGTAGTGGAGGAAGACACCCTTCAAACGATAGCTAACAAGATAAACAGCGCCTATGCTGCCGCCTCCGGAAGCCCGAGCGCTCCGGAGGAATGGCTTAATGCCTCCGTGAAGGAGTCCATATACGGCTCTTACTATCTCGAGCTCGAAAGCCACGTCGTGGGCGAGGCCTACCGCATAAATGTCTTGGGCGACGAGGGAGGAAGCTTCTATGCGGCCCAAAACCTCGGCCTCACCGACGGAAGCGGGAGGACCAACGTCATAGAAGCCGCCGAAGACGCCCTCTTCCTCTTTGACGGAAGGGAATACCTGTCGTCGAGCAACGCCTTCAAAGACGCCAGGCGGATCACGCCCGACGACGGCTACGCCGCGTCCACGTTAGAAGAAGTGTCTCCGGGGGTGCGCTTGACGCTTCAGTCGACCGGGGACACGAGCATAACCGTCCTCCACCACGTCAAGGGAGGCAAGATCCTCGGGTTGCTCGAGGCCCGCGATGACATCATTTTGAGCCACCTCGACAGCTTTGACGAGCTGGCTTACCGCCTGGCGCTCGAGTTCAACGCAATCCATCGAGCCGGCCACGGCATAGGTGACAACGCCGAGCTCACCGGCATATCCTTCTTCAAACCCCTCCCCTCACTCGCGGGAGCGGCCGAGGGCCTTTCCGTAAACAGCGCACTAGTCGAGGATTCGAGCCTCATAGCCGCTGCCAGCGGCGACGGCACGGGGCACAGCGTCGGAAGCGGAGACGGGTCAAACGCCCTTCGGATGGCGCAGCTGAAGCAGAGCAAGGTCTTGAAGGGCAGGAGCGCGAGCTTCAACGAGTTCTATGAATCCTTCATTGCTACCCTCGGCGCTCAAGGGCAGCGGGCTCGCACCATGGCCGATAATCAACGGGCGCTTATGAACCAGATCAACGCGCAAAGGCAGTCGGTCATGGGCGTGAACATCGACGAAGAGATGATGGACATCATCAAGTTTCAGCAGGCTTTTAACGCGATGGCTCGTTATATTACGACCATCGACGAGATGCTCGACGTCATCGTGAACCGAATGGGCATAGTGGGCCGTTAGCGCTTTTTGCAGGAGGGGATCGAAATGAACCGCGTAACCAACTCCATGATGCAGCAGGTCTTTCTTTCGGATATGCACAAAAACCTGACTCGCATGTTGGACCTTCAGAGGCAGATGTCCACGGGCAAGCTATACCAGCGTCCCTCTGACAACCCGATCGGCGTGGTGCGCGAGCTTTCGATAGACACCTCCCTCGTGGAAAACCGGCAGTACATAAAGAACTTGGACGATGCCATCTCCTGGCTCTCGTACACCGACAGCGCTTTGGACCAGATCACGAACGTGGCTCAGCGCCTCAGAGAGCTCGCCATATACGCCGGAAACGGTGCCCTTTCAGATGTCGATCTGGACGCGATCGCACAAGAGGTCGAGCTGTTGCAGGAAGAGCTTCGCCAGACCGCAAACTATGAGGTGGAGGGAAGGTTCATCTTCGCCGGCCTCGCCACCGGGGAGAGCCCTTTCGTCCGAGACGAGCAGGGTCACGTAGTTTACCGTGGCAACCTGCGCAACATAGCGTTCGAGGTCGGGCGGTTCGAGACGGGGCAAGTCTCTGTCCATGGGCGCGAGGTGTTTCCAGAAAACGAGAAGCAATACATCATAAAGAGCGTTGACCTCCCTCTCGACTTTCGATGGGAAGGGCGGAGCGAAATACTCCAATTTCAAGTGGGCGACCGAGTCGCAAAGGTTCGCATACCCGAGGTGTGGTCGGACGACGACAGGAGCGACACTACACA
Proteins encoded:
- the lat gene encoding L-lysine 6-transaminase, which produces MTQVKWGVKPEDVFSILEKWILRDGFDIVIDMERSKGSRIVDAVTGDEWLDFYTFFASAPFGMNHPKLANDEFKEKIFRAAINKVANSDIYTVEMAEFVKVFTEVALPPGFAHLFFIDYGTLAIENAFKVAMDWKVRKLLSRGKISKGDAVSGKKGTKVIHFREAFHGRSGYTLSVTNTADPRKHFYFAKYGWPRVINPKIAWPLEEHLSVVEWLESVAVSQIEQAFWDNPDDICAIVIETIQGEGGDNHFRTEFFKKLRNLADENEAMLIFDEVQCGMGITGKMWAFEHHGVAPDIFAFGKKSQVCGIAVSPRVDEVDENCFRVSSRINSTWGGNICDMVRATRYLEIYRDDHVLDYVSSQAGPRLMQGLEELQKDFPGLVSNVRGKGLMCAFDLPSSQVRDAFLQRARENKVLILPCGSRSIRFRPALNVSFEDMDSGLEAIRRCLAKLSG
- a CDS encoding DUF3084 domain-containing protein; translation: MVNFWSEINWQLILSLVVIGGLVAYLGDIVGTRIGKRRISLFGLRPRHTSSIITVVTGILIVAGTFVVLAATSETVHTALFSMKFIQRQISSLTEQLQESRQELEELETERDSLRSQVDDLTARRRSLEEEVANLKKEAEELRRGLEQMREERILAFAGELLGQVSVGPNASAEEVQEALNALVRQVAVMASLRIGTRPEDVTVAIPEDQWKKTTEQLVGAPEKYVIRMIAESNLVRGDAVHGILELHESRLIYRSGQELISHTFTEPLSREKAEEELLSLLQQVNSRSVADGILRDPLRGTVGNISASDFFDAVDELVDKEPPFSVTIEASDDIYTEGPVRVKIKVEGIPSHT
- a CDS encoding alcohol dehydrogenase, translated to MLIVACQVCGEVKVLAGAPDSDGMARIHWVCGQCGSGQVVQVPVKQDARGDLRRIIGGLCVTKCGEYVTAEGSSEEEG
- a CDS encoding GNAT family N-acetyltransferase — protein: MPKTEGYLFYDSARAITPEELQELYRFAYWGKSRTIDQIARMLSNSSMCFSVRHEGKVVAFCRVLTDFVFRASLWDFLVHPDHQGKGVGSALVDYALNHPAIKDIPLIITYTRDLASFLERHGFEGDEGALILLRRPLEYS
- the metK gene encoding methionine adenosyltransferase, encoding MPVGRFLVTSESATEGHPDKLADQISDGILDAILTEDPMGRVACETLVTTGLVMIAGEITTSCYVDIPRLARSIVKDVGYTRAKYGFDGDTCAVVTAIDEQSPDIAQGVNRALEVRESEMDDDEIDRIGAGDQGMMIGYATNETEELMPIPITLAHKLARRLAFVRKAKTLPYLRPDGKTQVTVEYEADKPKRVSAIVVSAQHHPAVEQKQLCDEIKEHVIDVVVPPEMVDERTKIFINPTGRFVVGGPLADTGLTGRKIMVDTYGSVVPHGGGCFSGKDPTKVDRTGAYMARYAAKNVVASGLADKCLIQVAYAIGVARPLAIYVDTFGTGNVSDEEITHLVKEHFDFRPAAMIRDLDLRKPQYRPLAAYGHMGRIDLDPIPAWERTDRAQDLRRAAGA
- a CDS encoding ComF family protein, producing the protein MHRRYLFGISRTFLDVASHMVFPVHCPVCGKAGVVACQACLDALISPKPPKCLLCGKSFPCPSHPASPALLFGALHDGKARDLVLRLKYDGYKALGREMGRALARNLRRPEGELLAPVPLHRRSERPYNQARALACGVSDVWGIPTEEGLKWIADVEPQTRLGASSRRTLPKGALEWRGLPLNGKAVIIVDDVCTTGSTLSCAACAVERAGGFPAAAIAWSVSL
- the flgM gene encoding flagellar biosynthesis anti-sigma factor FlgM, which codes for MIDKIRGIFGTQPVDKVRQQKTEVKERKDKADGVEVSPFAKELAAASAEMKKIPDVRQEKVEQIKKEIEGGTYSPDLREVARRLFLAGILREDKES
- the flgN gene encoding flagellar export chaperone FlgN; this encodes MSAEGLIKSTLSLIEEIEATVECLVSQREALTSGRLSDIQGLLQNVRHVAVKAQEAERDRHLKAVALAKQLRCDPSAQAIALRLPEDEAASLASAAKRLDIVVRKLRSELEIYGRLLEESSTLGELLISRWREIGNGFGGLRGGFEVRG
- the flgK gene encoding flagellar hook-associated protein FlgK, whose translation is MINSFFGLEMGRRAMDYFRRGMETAGHNIANADVEGYSRQRVEASTTEPYTVPGMSRPEIPLQIGTGVKVDAIVRLRDAFLDAQYREEASLQGYWEALEQAINNIELFVNEPAGEGLSSALNAFWSALEELQKRPENSAAREGVIQSAQSLTVFLSQLARNYDQYRVSLNNDLKLSVEEANSLIDQIAALNGTIAEIQAVGGNPNDLLDRRDLLVDKLSLLLDVSVASTTDQADGDFKIDLHGKTLVQGTQSRHLVLVSMAGNEGYYDVQVEDNLFDQVSDPSVLLAIVEQRAAEAVHSVRVNRLATETAWKVGSTGGLSNVTSPDQALNLRGSFGLQVSSGGVIKNSISFADSGGRVLGTPGPGEPTEYSFRLAAGGFESVVTVKWNSTDNRWDISDNLGNTNSAGSDLYLADLEGFVNNHYSSDLNASVDSSRLVLESVDHNLISMTDIKGDLASKMGLADAGKTVTIDVVEEDTLQTIANKINSAYAAASGSPSAPEEWLNASVKESIYGSYYLELESHVVGEAYRINVLGDEGGSFYAAQNLGLTDGSGRTNVIEAAEDALFLFDGREYLSSSNAFKDARRITPDDGYAASTLEEVSPGVRLTLQSTGDTSITVLHHVKGGKILGLLEARDDIILSHLDSFDELAYRLALEFNAIHRAGHGIGDNAELTGISFFKPLPSLAGAAEGLSVNSALVEDSSLIAAASGDGTGHSVGSGDGSNALRMAQLKQSKVLKGRSASFNEFYESFIATLGAQGQRARTMADNQRALMNQINAQRQSVMGVNIDEEMMDIIKFQQAFNAMARYITTIDEMLDVIVNRMGIVGR